From Impatiens glandulifera chromosome 7, dImpGla2.1, whole genome shotgun sequence:
TaggatttataaataaatttgtataataAAAGTAGCTTTAAAATTCCAGCTAATTAAATAGCACTGAGTATTGTAAATGTCCGTGCACAATAATTAGTGCCCATCGGCACTATATATATTGCCTCCTCCATTCTCACTGAATCAACCACAAAATCAAATCAGTATCTTCAATTCTCTCTTCCTCTTTtgacaaataaacaaataatggAATCAAACGGTAACGAAATACAAGTGGCAGCCCGAAGATTCTGGAACATAGTACGAGGAATGATTCTAGTTTTAAGGAAAAACATATGCAACAAAAAGAAGCTAACCATGTTCGATTTCGACATCATGTTCAAACGCGGCAAACTCGCTGGAAAAAACATCATACACAACCTCGCCTTCCACAGCCAGTCTAAAGCCGGTGCTCGTTACCATTTCCCTTCCCAACTCGGCCCTCATCACGAATACGAATTCAGCTGCAGCAACACTCCCGCCCGTGTTTTCCCATTCCCTTTCCGCaacaagaacaacaacaacaaccactTCTTCGCTTGCGCCCACGCCCCTGAAACCGCGGATGACATCCCCTGTTCCTCGGGTAGCTTCACGTTTAGCTCGTCAGAGCTGCTTGAATCTCCGGCAGTGGCGGCGTTTCTTAAGAGTCCTATGTTCTACAATGCCAACTCATCCCCTGCCCTGCCCGGATTTGGCAGGACGCCGATCTCGAGGCAGTTAAGGGTGACGGATTCGCCGTACCCTGTTCATGATTTGGAGGAAAGTTGTCATGTTGATAAGGCGGCCGAAGAAttcattcttaaattttatgaaCATTTGAGGAAACAGGATTCAATGGCTAGGAAGAagtgatttgattatttatgtcGTACTATTTTCATAATTAAGTTGGTTGGAATTAagtttttataactattttcaATTATCATATGCATATGTAACCTTAGTTAGGAGATCCatcagaaataaacaaaatgcaATTAAATATAACTTACTAACTCTTATTGCATTTATAAGGTtgtttatttacaaaataataatccTATGGTTTGATGGCTGCAAGATTttgtatatatgaattattttataaggcAAAGATGTAAAATATTGTCAAAAACTAAAGTTATAACAGAATTAGAAGACTCACAAGTAAGGGATCAAAACCAACTATACATTGG
This genomic window contains:
- the LOC124944951 gene encoding uncharacterized protein LOC124944951, yielding MESNGNEIQVAARRFWNIVRGMILVLRKNICNKKKLTMFDFDIMFKRGKLAGKNIIHNLAFHSQSKAGARYHFPSQLGPHHEYEFSCSNTPARVFPFPFRNKNNNNNHFFACAHAPETADDIPCSSGSFTFSSSELLESPAVAAFLKSPMFYNANSSPALPGFGRTPISRQLRVTDSPYPVHDLEESCHVDKAAEEFILKFYEHLRKQDSMARKK